A stretch of DNA from Peromyscus eremicus chromosome 18, PerEre_H2_v1, whole genome shotgun sequence:
CCCTCAGTTCTGTTCCCTACTTCCTTGAGATGTGAGCTCCTATGCTGCTCCAGCTCCCTGCCTCCAGGCCTTTGCTCTGCCACCATTGACCCGTTGGAACCTAAACCCAGTTGACCCATTGGAACCCAAACCCAATTAAGTGCTTCCTTTTGTCAGTTATCTTGTTCATGGAGTTTTATTGCAGCAGTAAAACAATAACTCCAACACACCCTATCCCTATTCCAGCATCTTATCTTACTACTGCTCCAGAAATAGTTGCTAATCAGAGCAATAGGGACCAAGGGACCCTAAAAGTTCTGAGTAGCCAAGGGTACCTCAAAACCCTAGGGCCCTGATTTAAATATGGCTAAAAggatcaattttattttatgtgtagttttatacaattaaaaaaaattgttttccaaTTGATTGAGTTCACTCCTTGGTCAGTTATGAAAGTACCTTGCCTACAGATTCTCTGGTCTTTATATTATGCTGACTTATTTATCTACTAACTGCTAATATTTGTATAACCATACAATAAAGtttgaaatgggaaaaaaaaaaacaaagtgaacaCTGGGACTTCCTTAACAAAGGGAGCCTGAAGGTACATTTTCCTCCAGTGAACACATGTCCCTTCAACTGTGAATTCCCTAGCACCATCCATTCCTGTTAAAATCCACTCCTCACACCTGCTGACCCTTCTTACTCATCCTGACAGCAGTACACACCTGTTGTTGACAAGGGCTTCTAGAACACAGCAGGATCCAGATCAGTCCCTGGATTTCCAGATAAAGTCAGTGAGAATAGGAGTCTGGGTGTGACTCCCTCACCTGGAGTCACAGGGCTGAAGAGAAATCCTCAGAGACACCTCCTTGTCCTGTGAAACTTCCCCCAGCCCATCCATCCCGCCCCTGAGATTCCTGCAGAGACCAACTGACAGTGACCAGTGGTTCTCTTCAGTGTCCTGGGTAGGGGGCTCCTTGTCCCATTCCAGGGCTGAACTTGTGAGTGTCTCAACACTCCAGCTGTCTGATCTCTGGGCTGCAGTGCTGAGGCAGATTCTGAGCTGAACCATCTACTGGGATCAAGATTCCAGAGGAGTGTAGCTCAGCCAGGCGAGAAGCACTTCTCCAGTGAAGGCCAGGgcaaccccacccaccccactctttcttctgcatgcaggaaggggagggatggagtctAGAATCAGTGATGCAAAGGGTTTGGAGAAGGTCTACTGTGGAAGCCTTTTTCCTGTTCTGTCCACATGCAGCCCTTGTTCAGTCTTAACTGGGGACCCAGAAATGAAGGAATATCATGTTCTAATGGCTGAGGATCTAGGGTTAGAGACATGATTTGGGGGTTTCTAAAGTGTAGTCCTCCTGCAGGGAATGATTAAGACATGAATTTGGGGTATATATAGTGTGTTCCTCAGCAAAGGGAATAAAGGAGACAGCCTTTGGTGAGATCTGAAGGGTCCCTCACAAGTCCCCCTGAGGAGACTCCAGTCTTCACCCAACAAAGAAATCTGGAAGGAGGATAAAGTGGGCTCCTCCCAGGGTGCGGCACTTGGACTTGGATCACATTATGGGTACTTCCTTCTAATTACACTTTGTTCAAGCACATGATGCTCCTCTGTATAGGCTATAGATCTGTCCTTGGTGCTGGCCCTTCCCCTACTGGAGCCCAGAGTGAGGGGCAGAAACTTGTGCTCTCCTGCTTGTCTGGTACTCGGGAGGGAATTTCTGAGATGGGTCCAACCATCCTGATCAAGTTCTTCACAGTCTACAAAGTGGAGAAATGCTACTGATTTTTCtaaaatgtagtgtgtgtgtgtgtgtgtgtgtgtgtgtgtgtgtgtgtgtgtgttcatgtgggtgtaGAAAGAGGGCAAATCCAGGAGGCTTCAGATTCAGGCTGGTCTTCTGCTCACAATCATCCTCCTGGTTCAACTTTGCAGAATGCTAACATTGCAGGAGTGACCCACCATGTACTGTCTTGCTCTCTTTCCGGGGAGAACATGGGCTGACCTGAATGAACCACACAGAAGCATTTGGAGACTCTTAGCTCCTTTACATCTTGGATATCCTGTTCCTTCATTGTTCTGATGCTGTGAGTTTTATGATGAATTGCTTGAACCTTTACATGCTATTTTATTATCATATGTAATGTTAGTATTTGTATGTGTCgatgaaatataaaataacagcatggcttggtggcacaccttcataatcccagcaccagagatgCTGAAGCAATACAGAGGAGAGGAAGCCCTAAGTGGATCCTGAGTGAGTGTGTACTGTTGACCTGGGCACCGCCATGACAGGGATGAAGACCTCAGACCCAAGGCAATTGGCAAACACTTTCCGTTTATGGGTCAGGCTCAGAATTGGCAAAGTTTCTTCCTCTGGTCTGCATTTACGTGTTTATGGATGATGGATCAATGTGAACAATAACAAGCAACTGCAGCTGCCTGGAAGTTCCAGCCTGAGACCTTCAGACCTTCTACAGAAACCAGCCAGCCCCTTCTCCTTGCTGTtcataataaacatgctgaggaGGCAGGTTGCGGAGGAAGTAGCTGAGGCTCCATCAGAGCACAAGTAAGACACTGGATGCCTgttttctgtacatgtgtctgtgtgtctgtcctttcttcattctctcactGACCCTCAAAGCCCCTTTGGGTTTCAGACCTAAGCCAGATGTACTGTAGCAAAGGGAGACATTCAGAAGGTCATGATGTACCTGTGtgacatggtgagttccagattcAAATGACCTAAAGATTAACTACAAATATAAACGGTTTAGACATAGGGACAGCTGGTAGACCACTAGCTTCTCATCTAGAGGACCCAAAATTTGTTCCCAATCCACAGTTAGGCATCTCCTGACTGCCtgcaaccccagttccagggaacacaATAATCTGGACTCTATGGGTACttgtaggaatttagcagagtCACTTATCTGGGGTAGACATTAGATTGAACATCTGTTTTCTAGAAGTATTTTACCCTTGAAGAACCCTTGTGGaaaaaagtgggttttttttctatgtttttttttcctagaatttTTTGCTGAAGGGACATTGCAGCCATCCCCTGGCTTTGATCACAAGACTCCTCAggcacacctgaggctcttgtattattgtgtattgcaAATGATACATAATAAAAGACTAAAGTCATGGGGGCATGTGATGCTCTCCTTTAGTAAGACATGTCAATTAGATTAGACACCTTGGTATAAGGTGATACTTTATATAACTCTCATTAAATATGTCTTTGTATAGCTGTTTGGGGTTCAGTCCATTGGAGAGCCTGGACCTCCCTGCCGCCACATAGCACTTAGAATTTCATCTTGCAGTGCCTTCTTCCTTCAACCAACCCATGCTACATGGTGCACCCTGACAGGTACTCCTACACTCATGGAaaagagacacacatgcatgcagataaataaaaaacaaatccttAAAAATAAGGTAAGTGAAATGGATGACCCTGAGACATGGAAGATCAGTTTGTATTTTCACCCATAGTGGGGACCTTTGTTTAAACATAGTAGTTTTTCCTGTGGCTCTATGTTCACTACATTCATACTGACTGAAGGAAAGTCAGGCCCCTGGGGATGTTCCTCCCAATGAAAAGGTTGTACTGATCCCAGGAATCTTCTCCTAAGGATCTGCTCCCTCACACTACACTCACATACCCCCAACTACAGAAACAGATGTAGGCTTCACAGAGCTTTGTCAGGCTTTATGGATGTCCAGTAGACCATGGCATCCACAAGAAAGGTAGGCAGGTAGCTCATGGGGAGGTAGAAGAGCTTGGCATCCCAACCAGCTGAGTACCGAGTGCGAGGGTGACAGGAAGTCAGAGCGTGCTCCATGCAGTCCGTCACCAAGGAGAGGTCCTCATTACACATTTGGTCCAATGACTTTAGCATTGACAGATCTGTGTAGAATGAGAAGTGATTCAGCTGGTGTTGACCTCCACCACTTCTGCTCTAGACCAAGTTAGAGGAAAGTTCTCTAGACCCCAGGATCCCACATCAGAAGCCATGCCCAAGCCTAGCCTGTCCCAGGTCCTCAGGGGGACCACGACCCAGCTTCAAGGAAGAACCGTGCACACTCGCCCTCTTTGTCTCAGCTCCTGGGAAGTGCTGTCTAattcctcctcccatccctgaATTCACTCACAGCTTCATGATGATGAGAGGCTCAGATGAAAAGGAGAGCCATGTTCTGACTGTCAAGACTCTTTTTCTGACAATATACACACCCACAACAAGAAAATGGGTCTAATTTCTTTGAAGAGTGAGAGCAATGGGTTAGTACTGGCAAAATGAACAGGAGACTAAGGATTCAGGGCCAGACTCTGTTGGGTCTTCACAGCTCACTTACAGGATGCTAGGAAGTTCTCGCCATAGATCTCTTTGACCTCTGAGCTGGCCTGGTCCCACATCATCTTTATATTTGATGATAACCTGTCACTACTGCTCAAGGCAGTCTTGAAGAAACCGGGCTCTATAATAGCCACCTTCACCCCAAAATAGGAGAGTTCCCTCctgcaagacagacagacatcaagGACTTCAGATGATTATCTGTAAAAGAACTCACAACAAGAGTACAGTGACATGGCAACATGAGCCTGTGGTGAGGAGAGGTCACAGTTGTGGATCTGGGATGTGCAGCAGATGGGGATGAAACTGTGGTGAGGGCATTGCCTCTGTGCTTTGGAATGTCACACTAAGTGTTTGGTGTGTGTAGCTCACTGGCCTAAAACTAGGCCTTCTGTTCTATGACACCATTAAGACCTCTCTCCATGTGCTGCAGATGCAAAGGGTCACCATCTTGCCCAAGTCACCTCCACCTCACTCCTAAGTCTCAGTCCACCCCACTGTCCCAGGAAGCACTCAGGACATCTCTCACTTTGTTCCTGCAGGTGTCTTCAGAGAGGAAGCCCCTGCCTGTCACTTCCTCACATTCACAGCTTCCCTGTTCCCTCCAGCAGGGATGTACCTGCCCTGAACGACTCCCCTGTTTCAATCCCTTTGAAGAGTTTTACTGCCGACAATATGAAATACATACTGTCCAGTGCCCTCAGTCTCTCTACAAGTCTACCTCAGCCCACTTACTGGCCATCTTCCTTCCATATTTGGCCCGTCATTTCCCCAAGGAGAATCCACCTACACATACAGGTTCCAGGTTTCCATGTTCAACCTTTACTCTGCTGCAGTCCAATCCTGCTACAGGACCCTCACAAACAGATGACAACCATGGTCGGCACAGCTGACTGAGCCATGGCCACTCCCAGGGAAGGGCAcagttcctctctgtctcctctctcacaCTCTCGGTTGTCATGGTCTTTAGGTCAGGTTCAAACATTTCTGTCTGCTGGAACGTGTTGGTTGTGGACTCTACAGGGGCCTGATACCTATCTCTCAATTTGAATGAGATGTTCAGCTCCACTCAAAAACATGTATAGCATTATAGAGCTCAGGGGTCTGAATTCTTGACTCGAAATACTCAAAGGCTCAATTCTACCTCAGTAACGTCCCCTAGAGCCCTCTGTCCTTCATGGCAGGACAAGATGAACTACACTCATGTCTTGTCCTGCCCTCTGCTAGAGACATGGAAAAGTGCTTCCCAGTGGATGATTCAATGAGGAGCAGGTGAGACAGCCCCCAACCAGAGAGAGTCCTCTCCATGATGGGATTCTAAAGACTGTGATTAAATAAATCCCCTTCCAAATCTTCCCTTGGAACCCACGTCCCTGTGCAGTACCTGAGGGAGTCAGAGAAGGCCTCTACACCATACTTGGAGATGGGGTAAGGACCACCACCAGAGAAACACACTCGGCCCATGACGCTGGAGATGTTAACCACACGGCCCCTTGCCTTCCTCACTAAGGGCAGCATGTTCAGAGTCACGTCGATCATGCCCAACAGGTTCACATCTAGTACCTTTGCATAGTCCTG
This window harbors:
- the LOC131895215 gene encoding retinol dehydrogenase 16-like — protein: MWLYLVALLGLWKLLRLFRERKVVSHLQDKHVFITGCDSGFGNLLARQLDRRGMRVLAACLTENGAEELRRKTSNRLETVILDVTKTESIVAATQWVKERVGNRGLWGLVNNAGISISWGPSEWLTKQDYAKVLDVNLLGMIDVTLNMLPLVRKARGRVVNISSVMGRVCFSGGGPYPISKYGVEAFSDSLRRELSYFGVKVAIIEPGFFKTALSSSDRLSSNIKMMWDQASSEVKEIYGENFLASYLSMLKSLDQMCNEDLSLVTDCMEHALTSCHPRTRYSAGWDAKLFYLPMSYLPTFLVDAMVYWTSIKPDKAL